In Procambarus clarkii isolate CNS0578487 chromosome 30, FALCON_Pclarkii_2.0, whole genome shotgun sequence, the DNA window gacctttCGTATTCATTTATTTACTTTAAAATTCATTACTTCTATATTCTAATATGTAATTGGATGCtgatcatgtacactggagataatacgtgtttattagaatgattaatttctgatgttaatgatctttataattactggtgataatcttctatagatttctttaatttggtcataagattagttattacacaatgaactggtgcacgaaccacactagttcctagacgtatatgaagttctagcaataaccccccaatgtaggtgtttgaggctttgattcaagttaattatctatacagcccattaattagttaagtgattatacttcctaatatttaaCCATAGACACTGATTCTTCCTGGAgtctctaatgatcactttttattagtttccctcttttcttaaaagcgggtggtccttcgtaattactttcattaatttaataattaaataaatagagtcaagccccaaatgtcccacagttgTTGGAGTTGAACCTGGAGCGTTGAAGACTTCTTCAGGAATAATGAAGGTAGGGAGACCATTCGCCTTGTTAAGAATTTTCAAAAGCCTCACAAATTCTCGGGGGTTATTGCCAGCAGTCATTCTGGCTGTTGATATCAAAGCTTTTACTGTGCTCTGTCCAATCAGCTTTGTCTTTGGTTGGGCGGGTTGGGATGGAGGCGGCGGTGTCAGGCTCGTTGAGTGGCTGGGTGACTGGGAACTAGGTCCCCATTGGCTAGTAGAGACAATACCAGGATGGTGTGCAGTGGCGATAGTTCCTCCTCCCTGAAGCTTCGGGAAGGTGGCTGCTTGGAAGTTGAATGTAGAGGCTGAGGTGGTAGTTGTAGAAATCTtgtcaggtttttcctgtctctccttctcgtgcaaaggagacattggtggcggtacacagaggtcttgaaggaactgtaggtcatcaattgAAGGTAGCCAAGCCCGATGAGATGCAGAAACCTTGGCCggattttcctgtctgtcgctatcgtgcaaaggagatattggaggcggtacataaatgtcttgcatgaactgtaggtaatcacgtgaagttggacaagcacgttgggatggtgaaaccttggcaggtgtttcctgtctctccttctcgtgcaaaggagacatttgtggcggtacataaatgtcttgcaggaactgtaggtcatcacctgaaagtatccaacctcgatgggatggtgaaatcttggcaggtttttcttgtctgtcttcctcgtgcaaaggagacattggaggcggtacataaatgtcttgcaggaactgtaggtaatcacgtgaagttggacaagcacgatgggatggagaAACCTTGGcagttttttcctgtctgtcctcgtgcaaaggagacattggagaaggcggtacagaaatgtcttgcaggaactgttggccatcacctgaaggtgtccaaccacgatgggatggcaggtttttcctgtctctccttctcgtgcaaagtaGACATTGGTGGctatacataaatgtcttgcagtagctccaggtcatcacttgaaggtggccaacccCGATGTGATTCCgaaaccttggcaggattttcctgtctgtcctcttcgggcaaaggagacattggaggtgggacataaatgtcttgcaggaactgtaggtcatctcttgaagttggagaagcacgatgggattttgaaatcttggcaggattgtcctgtctgtcttcctcgtgcaaaggagacattggaggcgatacatagaggtcttgcaggaactgtaggccatcacctgacgGTATCCAACtaagatgggatggtgaaatcttgtcaGGTTTTTCCTGtatctccttctcgtgcaaaggagacattggtggcggtacacagAGGTCTTGAAGGAACTGTAAGTCATCACTTGAACGTGGCCAAGCCCGATTGAGATGCAGAAACCTTGGCCggattttcctgtctgtcgccatcgtgcaaaggagacattggaagcGGTACATAGATGTCTTGCAGGAAATGTAggtcatcacgtgaagttggacaagcacgatgggatggtgaaatcatggcaggtttttcctgtctgtccttctcgtgcaaaggagacattggtggcgatacatagaggtcttgcaggaactgtaggccatcacctgacggtgtccaaccacgatgggatggcaggtttttcctgtctctccttctcgtgcaaaggagatagtggaggcggtacataaatgtcttgcaggaaatgTAGGTAACCACGTGatgttggacaagcacgttgggatggtgaaatcttgacagGGTTTTCCTTGTCTGTCCTCCttttgcaaaggagacattggtggcggtacataaatgtcttgcaggaactgtaggtcatcacctgaaaGTATCCAACGTCGATGGGATGGCGAAATCTTTGCAGGTTtttcttgtctgtcctcctcgtgcaaagaaaataaaggtacataaatgtcttgaaggaactgtaggtaatcacgtgaagtagGACAAGcatgttgggatggtgaaatcttcgcaggtttttcctgtctctcctcctcgtgcaaagcagacattggaggcggtgcagaaatgtcttgcaggaactgtaggtaatcccttgaagttggacaagcatgatgggatggtgaaatattGGCAGGGTTTTTCTGTCTgaactcctcgtgcaaaggagacattggaggtggtatatagaggtctttcaggaactgtaggtcatcattcCCTGAATTTAACTGAACATGCTGGCTTTGCTGTGGCAACATATTATTTGAAGGATATAGGAGCACGGAGGCCAGCGGGGAAGTGTGCCTCTTTTGCAAATTTTTTACATTTGTAAAGTTCATGAGGCAATCAACAGCTTTCCGTCCTTTCCGTTCCAAGCTCTCGTAACACATCTCGACATCGCCCTCATTCACAGATGAGATAAGAGGTTGGTTATTCAGCCCTTGCTGAAACAACATATTGTTCACTGAAGAAGGAACATACATGCTTTGAACGGGTAGCATATTAAATGAAGAAGACGGTGTTTTAAAGTTCATGAGACGATCTAGTGCACTCCTTCCAATCCGTTCAAGCTTCTCGTACTTCAGAATGCAACGTTCGTTATCTTTACAATTTAGATTCTTCTCTTGACAAATGTCGACATCTCTTAAAGCGTCGAGTTTGGAGTGGGAGAAGCTGAACCTCATCTTCTGTTCCTTGTGAACACGCGACTTGTTTGCAGCGCCACAACCTCGAATAATTGAACCGCTGTTGTGCTTCACTTTAGCTTCCATCCTTACGAGACTCAGACAGGAGACTGGATGGTGAAACTTTAAAACGTTCATAGAGCTGGCAAgtaggggatggaagaacggggcgaggctgcaaaaatcttgagcaaggatccagggatgaggtgaagaggggagatgaaacatcggtggcccaaccaccgcggaTTTGAACTTGATCAGATGGAAGTTGAATTGAGTAGGGTGTCATTTGCAGTACACACAGGGGCtgggaacgcaagcagctggcagtggaggtttgatgttaagtcagttcgttagTAGTCTTCTTCcttgttgatttcaccaaactttgatcgtTGGACTTCTttttgggcttgtcggtcttggtggtcacgtttcgtgttgatgcttggaggtgatctttccttgggggtgatggtgttccaacagaTACGTCAtcatccgattcatcagatgagtgaagagcaggggtgttgacacgctggggtagagttcttgaaggttgagttcttgaaggttgatgtcttgaaggttGAGTTCTTGGAGGTTGAGTAGCAGTggtaggtactgcagcagaaggGGCTGCATAGTAGGTACCCTCTATagggtcacaccaagggtcgatTGCAGCGGAATTCGTCACTGAGACAGgtgaagggacagcagcagctggagaagcGTGTGGAGCAGGAGCCGACAGTATGTCTGAAAGCGTGGCcgcgttcacagtgatgtcatggttAGTAACTGGAACTGTTGCAGAAGTGGGGGTCACAGGAGGCAGAGTCTTGTGAGCTGTGGGTACCCGAACAGGATCTGAAGTCTGCATTGCagtggcggaatcgtcgtcgtcggatgtagagtcggcatcctctacagggtcagttgttgttggaaatttccaacactaatacaatactattgtattattataaactagtattaaaatatactaattactgtagttactataatttactaacagtagtgttcacatgaactaattacTATATCTGTATAAGAATACTGGAATTTTTACGAAACCaagcgccagtattgcgtcagattctacctagttaaacacatttatatccagtgtgttagagaatggaatgtgattctctaaaatcatcagtattccgtgtgataattatttacggataacataactccgaaataattccaaatcgagagtttttagttacaattgttatcaagtaataattttaccgtcacgcgtgaatgccatggagaaaactaaaatcttctccatttcttgtttactactgtaagacgagaaagtaataatatttaactccctagaattacaacccagtctttattaaagcatttcagccacaattgcgtgaaataatattattcgtgataaataatttctgtggcgaatgcgggacgctagtgggtgagggggagaagccattgttgttggtgtttacgagacgcctgagtgcggcgtgaagtctcgtgttgcggaattgagcaacaaggtctTGGTGTCTGAATCTGGGACACGTGACGTtgaagttatcagcaagaattaccctggtactcaacatagaactagttaatattgttctacgtgatctgcagtgaccggccaactaataacgagtcgtcattcaagccaagctatcaaccacgtgtacgccaTAGCGAGAGTTGGAGATTTGGAGTTGgagacgcggtttcggcaagcttcaacataatctgtaccccttagctaagtatataattcccttttgatgcatcattagagattgtatatgtcggggcagcttgtcgttagatCGAGCGACCttaacaaaacccatgttagtaccataactaatttgtttttccattttcttgaatatagatatttcagtagcctagttcaatgctacgtaatatcccttaaattacagctcgcatgtgaaGAGTCCACGAGCTCTTACCTTactccgtgttattcatctcccagtgtttctacgaggaattccggagatcccgaggatgagtcgtaaatgatgtcattgaaatcgtcttaaagctaagacctttCGTATTCATTTATTTACTTTAAAATTCATTACTTCTATATTCTAATATTTAATTGTATGCtgatcatgtacactggagataatacgtgtttattagaatgattaatttctgatgttaatgatctttataattactggtgataatcttctatagatttctttaatttggtcataagattagttattacacaatgaactggtgcacgaaccacactagttccgagacgtatatgaagttctagcaataacccctcaatgtaggtgtttgaggctttgattcaagttaattatctatacagcccattaattagttaagtgattatacttcctaatatttaaCCATAGACACTGATTCTTCCTGGAgtctctaatgatcactttttattagtttccctcttttcttaaaagcgggtggtccttcgtaattactttcattaatttaataattaaataaatagagtcaagccccaaatgtcccacattatggtccttatcgaaccggataaacataaaatataaatatacctactaattagtaataactaatcaccgtgtgaagtagtctagactaaccattttaattaattgtgtctaccgacagcgtaacacataggttagcctaagtcacaccaagtcattgctacttacacctcatgtataaggtagcactcgtgggacacagtcaattacccacaacacttagacctatacctcatactgaagtaagaatctttaggtcaccaggagcaacagcttataacttttataacaattccacactaacacctgcgttagagtggcctcaccatctaaccattatttatttaggtggtaatgacatccatcctactcgtcatccagccgaggtgatcaatcaccttaaaaccataatttcttcatttaagctcatcagcaattcggtagtatccacattagtggaacctctccAACTGAGTcatgataatcgttggggagtaacaccagaatattaccagagagctgccaaatacataaactttaggctgaaaagacgagtgagattggatgccacttatatccaatttacagccagaccatatagacaaaacctggcaagagatggtgtacacctgtcaggtgagtctaggtcacatgtagttgacaaattgatcaacacaatcaattatcacaaacggctgtggctagcaagccaaatttAACTGTAAATAactgttttcacttgtgtgtgcaagtgcacacttataaactataaaatccaaaaaacacaaaaatacagcacaattatattcacattactgcaccacaataatctttaccaatcttattaggtagaaatttaggctgtgattgtgctgaatttggcacaaacacagactaaataaatttgtagtttcttaggtagaatttATCACAACTagacttgagctagttagtagtatatgtattataccctttgtgctgaccctatcaagggtgggattaaactttgagataactgattagagtatatccatattatttcatcttgtactcattatttgtgtgtatctattttgagtattgctggatgatcaccattacatctaatggtgatatagaagagctaaccggacgagagttaatggtgaagttcaagcagtGCTCAAAAtaactagctacttgttgttaggtaggtacatttaacctcgagtgaggtagagtataatttagccacattaaattaggctatacttaatattacttgtcaaccaatgaacaagtacccaagattcattagtaatacttattcagatcccatgaagtttggacttaaacccatcatggctactcctgaacaattaaggagaacctatattggcctcaaaggtcatttaaccagactaattaacaagtctgagggcttgtctaaagcaactcccattgattcttatcaattagaaacatcagtgagagtggctgatctgaaatttgatcaagttaaatctacaagtcagtcttatcttgatctactgaataccatagaaactgatcctgatgaattgGATCGAATTATAGTAGAtatttcccagtatgaagatgagactcaagatagtcTTTACATGCTATCCAATCTAgtaacacaatctaaatctaatacaaataatgctatgtctcaatccagtaaccaattacctgaggttcgtttacctactttagacttacctacatttacagggctggatacagaaaattgggacaacttttggacttcatttgaagttcatatacataagaaatcgtctcatgacaagatttctaaattctcatacctgcttagtcttctcaaaggagaggctaaaaaggtcataaataacctagctctcactgagagtaattatgaggaagctataaaactgctaaagttgaactattgcaacaaggagttgagtatagctaacctttattaccagttgctagatctgaatgcaccaagtaacagaccagactcacttcaaagcttcaggctagaagtagagtctctagtgaaggccttaggtactaaagttgatataccagcctcagaatggtcaatcaagttacttttgcagaggaaattacctcgaaatatcttagcagaaatttgctcacactataaaaccgagtttctcactcttgaccaaatattcgagggactgagaataacggttaacaggttgaagacccatgataagattaaacctgagtctaaaccacctaatattgacacttcagtcaaaaccaaaccgactttaaataagtctaataaatataaacctaggactgctccatccactggaaagaggagtggtaatgtaggtacttattcagtatctccttctgatgtaaccaatgacttgtctgctaaagagaccaagtcaaacagagagagaaggtgtctgttttgtagtcaaggacatgccacctaccaataccctgtttatcctaactttaataccaggattaaacggttacaagaaatatacaggtgcaccaagtgcatgggctctcatgatccccaaaaatgtgtagtgcaactacgttcatgcagtagatgcaaccaaggtgaaCATCACTAtgtcttatgtagaaaaacttctacccaatccatgacaactggggagaattccacgaattctaccacagtacaatattgcaaagtacatcaagaaataaatgtacttgctactgactaaggcaataatactactctgcctacagctcaacttagactaataaacaggaaatctagagttaacactagaggtctttttgatcaaggatcacagaaaaccttcattacacaacaattagtcgagcagttaaaattaaaacctgccaaaagtgtgagattgaatattttttttttttttttttttgagatatatacaagagttgttacattcttgtacagccactagtacgcgtagcgtttcgggcaagtccttaatcctatggtccctggaatacgatcccctgctgcgaagaattgttttttcatccaagtacacattttactgttgcgttaaacagaggctacagttaaggaattgcgcccagtaaatcctccccggctaggatacgaacccatgacatagcgctcgcggaacgccaggcgagtgtcttaccactacaccacggggactgccttctggtttcttgactaatagtggacctcgtgaataccaagtagttaaggtattagtgagacttggatcactagtcaaatacaagcggtagtagtagacaaacttcctacagacctgcaggtcacaggattagctcgcactgcgaaatatcttaaacgaaaccgcatgaggctagccggttacaaaataaattctgactgcctcactgatgttggaatacttataggcgctgaccattattataaatttataacgggatgcaccagacaacacggaatgaatttgttgtcatctgctggaggcaaattgcttactggaccggtgcttttccaacaaaatccaacgtcaaccaaccaacaatctaacaatataatagtggcgtgactaggcttggaacagtcacccctatatttcagagaaatatctgaagatattgagtctgatccacctgtacatcgtctgtgggatttagacactttaggtattatccctgaacaaccaagccctgatgatatgtggacttaccagcaatatctggatacagttgtctataaagataaacaattctgggtgagactaccatggaagttgaatcatccacaacttccagttaattattttatggcagcctcacaattacagtctcaattaacacgactgaagaagcagccagacaaactgaacatgtatcatcaactaatccaacaacagctcaacagtaaatttatcgaggttgttgataatgatgaccggaaaataggtcactatttacctcatcacgctgtggtgaaagattcaatgacaacaccaatacgtattgtcttcaactgtagtgctaaagtgaagcccaacagtgtgtctttgaatgaatgtctccaaacgggacctagcctaacccaaaggctacatgatgtgctattacgattctgtactggtatttttgcttatactgctgatatcagtaaagctttaattagagtaggtttacaggaagaggatcgtaattacaccaagtttctctggattaaggacccactggatcctaacagtgatatcatcacatatcgttttgcctcagtattattcggagcgacgtcttccccgtttctattgcaagcaacattagatacacatttgaggaagtcaaatagcccttataaggcagaaattagTGACAACTTGTGTGTCGATAATTTCCAAGGAACTACAgatgatcaatccaatttggtagaaatctaccatgaggctaaccgtgagttattaggagccaatatgccactacaatcatgggcctcaaataataaatcattaaaccagataatcgagaaagaatttccaggttatcaggtacctaatcaattaaaggttctgggtgtggaatggaacacaagtactgaagagatgaatgtcaagtcagtacaaaccaataattcatcccttaccatgagaaaattactctcgtatgtcagtcaacgttttgaccctttaggcttacttagtcctatattaataaggggcaaactcctaatgcaggaatgctggcagaaacatatgggatgggatgatccgttaccaagtgagttacaagcaaaatggcagatactcacaacggatttcaatcagttaggtgttttgaaatttcctcgtaatgcttcaggaccaaacttgcccacaaatttgcacgttttttcgatgcctctggcaaagcatatggcgctgtagcctacttagttaatagtgcacaatcaattttgctcacatctaaagcaagagttgctcccattaagaagagatctttacctcaaatggagttaactgcattgctggtgggggtcagattggctcattgcctggccaagacactcaataatatccactttggtgagattgtcgtgtggtcagacaatgaggcagtcttacaatgggtatgaaacaacaataataaaactccctacgtcagtaatcgtgttagggaaattcatgaattatctgctggatataaatttagacatgttcctactatggacaatcctgcagattatttatctcgaggattaacactaaaacaacttattaagtcttcgatgtggtttaatggaccttcatggcttgttggtggtcagtggcccaaacaaaagccacaagtcatagtgaccaatatcactactcccatgaatgaACCAGAAGTTCATCGAATCTAAGAAGTTCATCGTGAgctattgatcctcacaattattctaacttaagtaagttattaagagtgacagcacatgtgtttgactttcttgctaagataggaatcaggcataagtttcccaatcctatcctctactggatcaaacgtgcacagcaagaaacatatggaagcgaatatgaaaatcttccagataaattaactaagtctctaggtatctggtatgatggcaacactcataatatattaaggtgtggaggacgtttgcttcatgcaaaaattgatctggatacaaagaatccgatccttctaccacgtcaccacatcattaccaaacttctagttttacatcaccatcaatatggtactttacatggtggagtgttagacactctcaccgaccttagacagaaatactggcttcctcaaggtcgtcaaacagtcaaatcaattattaaattctgtgtaatctgctaaagatacgatgctcgagtgtgtccttacccaggacctccaccactccctgaagaaagagtggttcatcttcgtccctttgagaccactggtgtcgattacacaggagccttgcttctcactggcaatccagataagataccagtgaaagcttacatttgcctcttcacgtgtgctaccacacgaggcgtacatctagaagtgacttcagatatgagcgcagaagccttcatccaagcttttcgtagatttgcagctcgtagatcctgtcccaaactaatgatatcggacaatggttcaaattttgtggcaggagaagcctgtctacgagaggtatggaatcatccagaagtgcagtcagtcctgcagagacgacaatgccactggaaatttattgctccaagagccccttggcaaggaggGTTCTACGAAtgtatgataggaactgtcaagaagtgtttaaggaagaccttacatcgacagaaaattagttactccgaactccaaacacttgtcgtggaaatcgaggcgtgagtcaataaccgcccattaacatacctgtcagatgatttctcacagagagaacctctgagtccctcacacttgatacatggaggcctgctgagtcctctcatacctttggcagaagaggatcccgttgacccttcacatgtaaccaggagtgacttagtagaaagttaccaacatctctcaagagtaattgaagatggaatgaggtgtggactcgagagtacctcacagctctacgagagtgccactacggagcttcgagtccctataataaagtacaacttaaaccaggagacctagtattggtttaCAGTGATGGAccgaggtcagagtggcccataggcaaaattgttgctatccacccagatcaccaaggcgtcctgagagtagtgaaagttttgtgccgaggcaacactaccctgaaaaccttagagaagttggtacctctcgaattagcagaacgagagtgtttaccagaaccagcttcaccaacagtttccgagaacagcaattctgatccaccgagcaaccgccccactagagctgctgctcaacaatgcaagcggaaactacaagcctattatagatctgaccaagagcaaataccttcccatccaatttaagtaatcatgataatactgtggtgtgatgtgaagtaacaaatcgttacaagtcaccatgacccagaacattctcatcacagtagattctcagttatttaaattgtgtgatttaattcttaattgttgtataggctattaataacattatttcgtctagagtatctgagagtttactagACTTTAAGCCTTAGTAACATAAactttacatgtcatagcgacactagtcacagagtttatggtaagctttcttagttattaactttagataattcataataacatgttccattcgaCATGAaatttgcaagacttaagtttcttgtatgtccttcacaattacgggacatccgttatgtgtgtactaacatattaatattaatactaacctcgggatgggtatgtcagtactcaacattacactgcgacccgataaatctccccccagagttatgttggaaattttcaacactattgtattattataaactagtattaaaatatactaattactgtagttactaaaatttactaacagtagtgttcacatgaactaattattATATCTGTATAAGAATACTGGAATTTTTACGAAACCaagcgccagtattgcgtcagattctacctagttaaacacatttatatccagtgtgttagagaattgaatgtgattctctaaaatcatcagtattccgtgtgataattatttacggataacataactcccaaataattccaaatcgagtgtttttagttacaattgttatcaagtaatactgtaagacgagaaagtaataatatttaactccctagaattacaacccagtctttattaaagcatttcagccacaattgcgtgaaataatattattcgtgataaataatttctgtggcgaatgcaagACGCtagtgggtgagggggagaagccattgttgttgGTGTTTACGAGATgcctgagtgcggcgtgaagtctcgtgttgcggaatt includes these proteins:
- the LOC138369938 gene encoding uncharacterized protein, which produces MTTLTKPTSANRPSRNAAFARKTTTIRSAPPKKHAACSATANISQSPINVHADIIKVIKNLETQEKSKSSSTSAASTSSNSTTTTSTSTFNFQAATFPKLQGGGTIATAHHPGIVSTSQWGPSSQSPSHSTSLTPPPPSQPAQPKTKLIGQSTVKALISTARMTAGNNPREFVRLLKILYEANGLPTFIIPEEVFNAPEDADSTSDDDDSATAMQTSDPVRVPTAHKTLPPVTPTSATVPVTNHDITVNAATLSDILSAPAPHASPAAAVPSPVSVTNSAAIDPWCDPIEGTYYAAPSAAVPTTATQPPRTQPSRHQPSRTQPSRTLPQRVNTPALHSSDESDDDVSVGTPSPPRKDHLQASTRNVTTKTDKPKKKSNDQSLVKSTRKKTTNELT